One genomic window of Devosia salina includes the following:
- a CDS encoding long-chain-fatty-acid--CoA ligase codes for MDTPATTTDGLRPWIASYPEGIAWDDTIDTTPVHEQVLAACAKNPGAVALDFLGGTTSFGELAEKIVAFAGALQSQFGVTKGTRVALMLPNTPFYPIAYYGVLRAGGTVVNCNPLYTVAELSHITANAGADILVTLDLQQIFEKGEALLAAGHVKKMVVAHFPNALPLVKKILFSVAKRKDLAKPSQSPHAGSITSFESLLARRDSPAPVTIDTTGDIAVQQYTGGTTGIPKGALLTHANIAANMSQIDKWGCGLFYPPSKVIAVLPFFHIFAMTVCMNVPLCNGTPVIMLPRFELKALLGIFARTRANVLPAVPTLLNAIARADSVGAEQIESLEVAISGGAALPDEVRHAFSKKSKALLAEGYGLTEASPVVCCAALRVASKPMSIGLPLPGTDIRFVDVDSGKVVGIGENGELQVKGPQVMAGYYENPEASEAAFMDGWLRTGDVGHMDEDGYVFLVDRIKDLIICSGFNVYPRTIEEAIMTHEAVEEVNVIGVADDYRGEAPVAFVKLKSGRTVSETELKGFLAEKLNKIEMPRQIIFKDALPKTLIGKLSKKELREEYAQMKASKS; via the coding sequence ATGGACACGCCTGCCACGACCACTGACGGGCTTCGCCCCTGGATCGCTAGCTATCCTGAGGGCATTGCCTGGGACGACACGATCGACACCACGCCGGTGCATGAGCAGGTGCTGGCCGCCTGCGCGAAGAACCCGGGCGCCGTGGCTCTCGATTTCCTGGGCGGCACCACCTCCTTTGGCGAACTGGCGGAAAAGATCGTCGCCTTTGCTGGCGCCCTGCAGAGCCAGTTCGGCGTCACCAAGGGCACGCGCGTCGCCCTGATGCTGCCTAACACGCCCTTTTACCCCATTGCCTATTACGGCGTGCTCCGGGCCGGCGGCACCGTGGTCAATTGCAATCCGCTCTATACCGTGGCCGAGCTCAGCCACATCACCGCCAATGCCGGTGCCGACATTCTGGTGACGCTCGATCTGCAGCAGATTTTCGAAAAGGGCGAGGCCCTGCTCGCCGCCGGCCACGTCAAGAAAATGGTCGTGGCGCACTTCCCCAACGCGCTGCCGCTGGTCAAGAAGATCCTGTTCTCGGTCGCCAAGCGCAAGGATCTGGCCAAGCCGTCCCAATCGCCCCATGCCGGTTCGATCACCAGTTTCGAATCCCTGCTGGCCCGCAGGGACAGCCCGGCGCCGGTCACCATCGACACCACCGGGGATATTGCCGTCCAGCAATATACCGGCGGCACCACCGGTATTCCCAAGGGCGCGCTGCTCACCCACGCCAATATCGCGGCCAATATGAGCCAGATCGACAAATGGGGATGCGGCCTGTTCTATCCGCCCTCCAAGGTCATCGCGGTTCTGCCCTTCTTCCACATCTTCGCCATGACCGTCTGCATGAACGTGCCGCTCTGCAATGGCACGCCGGTGATCATGCTGCCGCGTTTTGAACTCAAGGCGCTGCTGGGCATTTTTGCCCGCACCAGGGCCAATGTGCTGCCCGCGGTTCCCACATTGCTCAACGCCATCGCCCGCGCCGACTCGGTCGGCGCCGAACAGATCGAGAGCCTCGAAGTCGCCATTTCCGGCGGCGCTGCCCTACCCGACGAAGTGCGCCACGCCTTTTCGAAAAAGTCCAAGGCGCTCCTGGCCGAGGGCTACGGTCTCACCGAAGCCTCCCCGGTCGTCTGCTGTGCCGCGCTGCGCGTCGCCTCCAAGCCCATGTCCATCGGCCTGCCCCTGCCCGGCACCGATATCCGCTTTGTCGACGTCGATAGCGGCAAGGTCGTGGGCATCGGGGAAAATGGCGAACTGCAGGTCAAGGGCCCGCAGGTCATGGCTGGCTACTACGAGAATCCCGAGGCCAGCGAAGCTGCCTTCATGGATGGCTGGCTGCGCACCGGCGATGTCGGCCATATGGACGAGGACGGCTATGTGTTCCTCGTCGACCGCATCAAGGACCTCATCATCTGCTCGGGCTTCAATGTCTACCCCCGCACCATCGAGGAGGCCATCATGACCCACGAGGCGGTCGAGGAGGTCAATGTGATCGGTGTGGCAGACGACTATCGCGGCGAAGCGCCGGTGGCCTTTGTCAAACTCAAATCCGGCCGCACGGTCAGTGAAACCGAACTCAAGGGCTTCCTCGCCGAAAAACTCAACAAGATCGAGATGCCGCGGCAGATCATCTTCAAGGACGCCCTGCCCAAGACCCTGATCGGCAAGCTCTCCAAGAAGGAGTTGCGCGAGGAATATGCCCAGATGAAAGCCTCAAAGTCGTGA
- a CDS encoding MerR family transcriptional regulator, with amino-acid sequence MTSQQADNRDLFSIADLAGEFGISTRAIRFYESKGLLSPERVGATRIFRKRDRARLILILRGKRLGFTLRDISDYLSLYDADRTQQVSLLAGKVDERLALLERQRDDLETTIRELREIRQLAEERLQKAG; translated from the coding sequence GTGACCAGCCAGCAAGCCGACAACCGGGACCTGTTCTCCATAGCCGACCTCGCCGGCGAGTTCGGCATCTCGACCCGGGCCATCCGCTTTTACGAATCCAAGGGCCTGCTCTCGCCCGAACGGGTGGGCGCAACCCGCATCTTCCGCAAGCGCGACCGCGCCCGGCTGATCCTCATCCTGCGCGGCAAGCGCCTCGGCTTCACCCTGCGCGATATCTCCGACTATCTCAGTCTCTACGATGCCGACCGCACCCAGCAGGTCAGCCTGCTCGCAGGCAAGGTGGACGAGCGGCTCGCCCTGCTCGAGCGCCAGCGCGACGATCTCGAAACCACCATCCGCGAACTGCGCGAGATCAGGCAATTGGCCGAAGAACGGCTGCAAAAGGCCGGATAG
- a CDS encoding cisplatin damage response ATP-dependent DNA ligase: MKRFADLLELLALTPSRTRKIAALAQYFAEVPDPDRGLALAALTGEMDIRNVKPALLKETVLAEVDETLFALSYDYVGDLGETIALIWPHHGEGELPRLSELVSLLNTTSKAELPRVIGGLLSQAAIHERWALIKLATGALRIGVSARLAKTALAQMSGVDLQAIEEVWHGIRPPYGELFAWLEGRAERPDIDHAARFHPLMLSNPIETSDFEKLDPRDFSAEWKWDGIRVQLVLGRDGASLFSRTGDDIAASFPDVVEAAMGRAVLDGELLVGHDFEAKSFNDLQQRLNRKVAQGKQMAELPGFVRVYDMLFDDDEDIRALGWEARRARLEAWFAANPQTRMDLSEVLPFQSWEEVAQLRRQGADEHGHEGVMIKLRSAPYVPGRPKGFWYKWKRDPNVVDAVLMYAQRGHGRRSSFYSDYTFGVWKGNEIVPIGKAYFGFTDEELKQLDRWIRGNTVGSFGPVREVRKDLVFEVAFDSAQRSSRHKSGVALRFPRINRIRWDKPAHEAARLEDMDAFVGGS; encoded by the coding sequence ATGAAGCGCTTTGCGGACCTGCTCGAACTGCTGGCGCTGACCCCGTCGCGGACCCGCAAGATCGCGGCGCTGGCACAATATTTCGCCGAAGTGCCGGACCCGGATCGGGGACTGGCGCTGGCAGCGCTGACCGGGGAAATGGACATTCGCAATGTCAAGCCGGCCCTGCTCAAGGAGACGGTGCTGGCCGAGGTCGATGAGACGCTGTTTGCGCTGAGCTATGACTATGTGGGGGACCTCGGGGAGACCATCGCCCTGATCTGGCCGCATCATGGGGAAGGGGAATTGCCGCGGCTGAGTGAATTGGTGAGCCTGCTCAACACCACCAGCAAGGCCGAATTGCCCAGGGTGATCGGGGGATTGCTGAGCCAGGCGGCGATCCATGAGCGCTGGGCGCTGATCAAGCTGGCGACCGGCGCCCTGCGGATCGGGGTATCGGCGCGGCTGGCCAAGACGGCGCTGGCGCAAATGAGCGGGGTGGACCTGCAGGCGATCGAAGAGGTCTGGCATGGGATCAGACCGCCCTATGGCGAGCTTTTTGCGTGGCTGGAGGGCAGGGCCGAGCGGCCCGACATCGACCATGCGGCGCGGTTTCATCCGCTCATGCTTTCCAACCCCATCGAGACCAGCGATTTCGAAAAGCTCGATCCGCGGGATTTTTCGGCGGAGTGGAAATGGGACGGCATCCGCGTGCAGCTGGTGCTCGGGCGGGACGGCGCCTCGCTGTTCTCGCGCACCGGTGATGATATTGCGGCGAGCTTTCCCGATGTGGTCGAGGCGGCGATGGGGCGCGCGGTGCTCGATGGCGAATTGCTGGTGGGCCATGATTTCGAGGCGAAGAGCTTCAATGACCTGCAGCAGAGGCTCAATCGGAAGGTGGCCCAAGGCAAGCAGATGGCCGAGCTGCCGGGCTTCGTGCGGGTCTACGACATGCTGTTCGATGATGACGAGGATATTCGCGCCCTGGGCTGGGAGGCGCGGCGGGCGCGGCTCGAGGCCTGGTTCGCGGCCAATCCGCAGACGCGCATGGACCTCTCTGAAGTGCTGCCCTTCCAGTCGTGGGAAGAGGTTGCACAATTGCGGCGCCAGGGCGCCGATGAGCATGGCCATGAAGGCGTGATGATCAAATTGCGCAGCGCGCCCTATGTGCCGGGGCGGCCCAAGGGCTTCTGGTACAAGTGGAAGCGCGATCCCAATGTGGTCGATGCGGTGCTGATGTATGCCCAGCGCGGGCATGGCCGGCGCAGCTCGTTCTATTCGGACTATACGTTCGGGGTGTGGAAGGGGAACGAGATCGTGCCCATCGGCAAGGCTTATTTCGGCTTCACCGATGAGGAGCTGAAGCAGCTCGACCGCTGGATCCGGGGCAATACGGTCGGGTCGTTCGGGCCGGTGCGGGAGGTGCGCAAGGACCTGGTATTCGAGGTGGCCTTCGACTCAGCGCAGAGGAGCAGCCGGCACAAATCGGGCGTGGCGCTCAGATTTCCGCGCATCAACCGCATCCGCTGGGACAAGCCGGCCCATGAGGCGGCGCGGCTCGAGGACATGGATGCCTTTGTGGGAGGGAGCTGA
- a CDS encoding ligase-associated DNA damage response exonuclease: MATPILDRNLYVPAIDAWIDPDTPRPRAIITHGHADHARSGHGAVLATPDTIAIMQVRYGADCAGRFEALDFGAVLDIDGAKVSLHPAGHILGSAQVRIEAGGQRALVTGDYKRLPDRTAQPYQPVACDLLVTEATFGLPVFQHPRPQDEIKRLLKSVGDQPERCHLVGCYALGKAQRVIALLRDAGWDRPIYLHGAMIGLCALYEELGVSLGELIPATGMPKAAMAGQIVIAPPSAIRDRWSRRFPDPVVCQASGWMSIKQRARQALVELPLVISDHCDWGELNQSILESGAETVWVTHGREDALVYWCRQQGLAADPLALPGLDDDGGEGGA; encoded by the coding sequence ATGGCCACGCCGATCCTCGACCGTAATCTCTATGTGCCTGCCATCGATGCCTGGATCGATCCGGACACTCCGCGGCCGCGCGCCATCATCACTCACGGCCATGCCGACCATGCCCGCTCGGGGCATGGGGCGGTGCTGGCGACGCCGGACACCATTGCCATCATGCAGGTGCGCTATGGGGCCGATTGCGCTGGACGGTTCGAGGCGCTGGACTTCGGCGCGGTGCTGGACATTGATGGCGCCAAGGTGAGCCTGCATCCGGCCGGGCATATTCTGGGCTCGGCGCAGGTGAGAATCGAGGCCGGGGGGCAGCGGGCGCTGGTGACCGGCGACTACAAGCGTCTGCCGGACCGCACGGCGCAGCCCTATCAGCCGGTCGCATGCGACCTGCTGGTCACCGAGGCGACCTTCGGGCTGCCGGTGTTCCAGCATCCCAGGCCGCAGGATGAGATCAAGCGGCTGCTGAAATCGGTCGGGGACCAGCCGGAGCGCTGCCACCTCGTGGGCTGCTATGCCCTGGGCAAGGCGCAGCGGGTGATCGCGCTGCTGCGCGATGCGGGGTGGGATCGGCCGATCTATCTCCATGGTGCGATGATCGGGCTGTGCGCGCTATACGAGGAACTGGGGGTGTCGCTGGGGGAGCTGATCCCGGCAACCGGCATGCCCAAGGCGGCGATGGCGGGGCAGATCGTCATCGCGCCGCCCTCGGCCATTCGCGACCGCTGGAGCCGGCGCTTTCCCGACCCGGTGGTGTGCCAGGCCTCGGGCTGGATGAGCATAAAGCAGCGGGCACGGCAGGCGCTGGTGGAATTGCCCCTGGTGATCTCGGACCATTGCGATTGGGGCGAACTCAACCAGTCCATTCTCGAGAGTGGCGCGGAAACCGTGTGGGTGACGCATGGGCGCGAGGATGCGCTGGTCTATTGGTGCCGGCAGCAGGGCCTTGCGGCCGATCCGCTGGCGCTGCCGGGGCTCGATGACGATGGCGGGGAGGGCGGGGCATGA
- a CDS encoding alpha/beta hydrolase has protein sequence MRKTTHAPGTIHRLMIDSKALAGNRLGDPTERIIDVYVPHGHDGKGLPLLVDLVGFTAGGPAHTNWKSFSENVPERLDRLIGDGRMAPVVVAFPDCYSRLGGNQYVNSPVLGNYEDFLIAEMLPEIENRFSCGGTGRRGVFGKSSGGFGSLVHAMRHPDIWAAAASHSGDAGFENLYIPEFPATLRALAKSDNSIEKWLTAFEAKDKIDGKDTLVLMILAQAASFDPDPSPETFLGLRLPVTLDTCELIAERWDNWLAWDPARMVETHADAIGKLKGFFLDCGTEDQYNILYGTRRIHKTLEARGIAHRYEEFPDNHSSVDYRMDISLPFLAEVLSR, from the coding sequence ATGCGCAAGACCACCCACGCCCCCGGCACCATCCACCGCCTGATGATCGACAGCAAGGCGCTCGCCGGCAATCGCCTGGGCGACCCGACCGAGCGCATCATCGACGTTTATGTGCCCCATGGCCATGACGGCAAGGGCCTGCCGCTGCTGGTCGATCTCGTCGGTTTCACCGCGGGAGGCCCGGCGCACACCAATTGGAAGAGCTTTTCCGAAAACGTCCCCGAGCGCCTCGACCGCTTGATCGGCGACGGCAGGATGGCGCCGGTCGTGGTCGCCTTTCCCGATTGCTACAGCCGCCTGGGCGGCAATCAATATGTGAATTCACCCGTCCTCGGAAACTATGAGGATTTCCTCATTGCCGAAATGCTGCCCGAGATAGAAAACCGCTTTTCTTGCGGTGGCACGGGCCGGCGCGGCGTCTTCGGCAAGTCCTCGGGCGGCTTCGGCAGTCTCGTCCACGCCATGCGCCACCCCGATATCTGGGCTGCCGCGGCCAGCCATTCGGGCGATGCCGGTTTCGAGAACCTCTACATCCCCGAATTCCCCGCCACGCTGCGGGCGCTGGCCAAGAGCGACAATTCCATCGAAAAATGGCTGACCGCCTTCGAGGCCAAGGACAAGATCGACGGCAAGGACACCCTCGTCCTGATGATCCTGGCCCAGGCCGCCAGCTTCGACCCCGATCCCAGCCCCGAAACTTTCCTTGGCCTGCGCCTGCCTGTGACCCTCGATACCTGCGAACTGATCGCCGAGCGCTGGGACAACTGGCTTGCCTGGGACCCGGCCCGCATGGTCGAAACCCATGCCGATGCCATTGGCAAGCTCAAGGGCTTCTTCCTCGATTGCGGCACCGAGGACCAGTACAACATTCTCTACGGCACCCGCCGCATTCACAAGACGCTCGAAGCCAGGGGCATCGCCCACCGCTACGAGGAATTCCCCGACAACCATTCCAGCGTCGACTATCGCATGGATATTTCCCTGCCATTTCTGGCCGAAGTGCTGAGCCGCTAG
- a CDS encoding exopolysaccharide biosynthesis protein, producing MTVADEGALGDLVQKVEDCVDNGEAVSIGLIQRIAGRRAAGPMLLLPALLVVSPLSIIPGLPSLVGLNSVLIAGQVALGRETVWLPKWLTKRCISAKQAQKLLKFLRPVSKVTDNMIKPRVRPLTGMAMRRAGAVVCVLVGAIMPVMELVPFTSTWAGAVIAGYGQAITARDGLLALAWAGVVVTGLMLGWMLLA from the coding sequence ATGACCGTCGCCGATGAGGGGGCACTGGGTGATCTGGTGCAGAAGGTGGAGGATTGCGTCGACAATGGCGAGGCGGTTTCCATCGGCCTGATCCAGAGGATCGCCGGGCGTCGGGCGGCGGGGCCGATGTTGCTGCTGCCAGCATTGCTCGTGGTATCCCCGCTCAGCATCATTCCCGGATTGCCCAGCCTTGTGGGTCTCAACAGCGTCCTGATTGCAGGGCAGGTGGCGCTGGGGCGGGAGACGGTCTGGCTTCCCAAATGGCTGACGAAGCGCTGCATTTCCGCCAAGCAGGCGCAGAAGCTGCTCAAGTTCCTCCGACCGGTTAGCAAGGTGACGGACAACATGATAAAGCCGCGCGTGCGGCCACTGACCGGCATGGCCATGCGGCGGGCCGGAGCGGTGGTCTGCGTGCTGGTCGGCGCGATCATGCCGGTGATGGAACTGGTGCCATTCACCTCGACATGGGCGGGTGCGGTGATAGCCGGCTATGGGCAGGCCATCACCGCGCGCGATGGCCTGCTGGCCCTGGCCTGGGCAGGGGTGGTGGTCACCGGCCTCATGCTGGGCTGGATGCTGCTGGCCTAG
- a CDS encoding insulinase family protein: MSHPAFELVRDETIAEINSQALLYRHRKTGAEVLSLVNQDENKVFGITFKTPPEDSTGIAHILEHSVLCGSRKYPVKKPFVELLKGSMHTFLNAMTYPDKTAYPVASQNLKDFYNLVDVYLDAVLFPLITEDTFSQEGWHYELESAEAPLVYKGVVFNEMKGVYSSPDSVMHTQTQTALYPDTTYGKSSGGDPKVIPELTYEQFKRFHQTYYHPSNARVVFSGDDAPEKRLAILDDFFSQFERLDVDAEVKLQPRWNAPRKVRGTYAGTIDAEKRRDGMASVNWMLDPPESREETLSHGLLSYLLAGNSAAPLRKKLNESGLGEGVIGGGISSYLRQPMGGFGLKGIDPADADKVEKLVLDTLAEIAETGFSQEHLEAALNTFEFNLREQNTGSYPRGMSYMFTALGGWLHGDDPMNALVFEEALATLKDKAASGHFETEIRRLFLDNPHRLTSVIEADPEQGAREARAEADKLAEVRAGLDEDALAQVVERSERLKALQEAVDRPEDLAKIPTLTLKDLDRDIRTVPTEESVVAGARMLYHDLPTLGILYLDLGFDLHVLDKSLLPYLPLFGRALLQTGTSREDFVSLTQRIGRTTGGIAQHRGLATRQDGAGTAAWFFLSGKAVPDKFEAMLEIMGDVLGDARLSNRERFRQMALEEKAGMEARLVPAGNGFADMRIKAGLTEAGWISEQMSGVSYLAFLKELVKRVDSDWPSVEAALVRIRDTLFNRGRMVVNLTAEGSLWGAARSALETFAGSLPDRQMPDADWRHDFAPRNEGLIIPAQVNYVGKGANLKALGFSLTAASAVALRLLNTTYLWDKVRVQGGAYGGSSRFDLSSGNFAFLSYRDPNLLKTLDAYDGAAKALRADIGETDLVRSVIGVVGDLDRPEFPDAKGYSAMWRLLNGTTDALRQQRRDEILNTSRADFLALAEALDAVAESGHVVVLGGEAAINAANEKRPGLLEVSKAV; encoded by the coding sequence ATGTCCCACCCCGCGTTCGAGCTTGTCCGTGACGAGACCATTGCCGAGATCAATTCGCAGGCGCTGCTCTATCGGCACAGGAAGACCGGGGCGGAGGTGCTGAGCCTGGTCAACCAGGACGAGAACAAGGTGTTCGGCATCACCTTCAAGACACCGCCCGAGGATTCGACCGGGATCGCGCATATCCTGGAACATTCCGTGCTGTGCGGAAGCCGGAAATATCCGGTCAAGAAGCCCTTCGTGGAATTGCTGAAGGGGTCGATGCACACCTTCCTCAACGCCATGACCTATCCCGACAAGACGGCCTATCCGGTGGCGAGCCAGAACCTCAAGGATTTCTATAACCTCGTCGATGTGTATCTCGACGCGGTGCTGTTTCCACTGATCACCGAAGACACGTTCAGCCAGGAAGGCTGGCATTACGAGCTGGAAAGCGCAGAGGCGCCGCTGGTCTATAAGGGCGTAGTGTTCAACGAGATGAAGGGCGTCTATTCCTCGCCCGATTCGGTGATGCACACCCAGACGCAGACGGCGCTCTATCCCGATACCACCTATGGCAAGAGTTCCGGCGGCGACCCGAAAGTCATCCCCGAGCTGACCTATGAGCAGTTCAAGCGCTTCCACCAGACCTATTACCACCCGTCCAATGCGCGGGTGGTGTTTTCGGGCGACGATGCGCCGGAAAAGCGGCTCGCCATTCTCGATGACTTCTTCAGCCAGTTCGAGCGGCTCGATGTCGATGCCGAGGTGAAGCTGCAGCCGCGCTGGAACGCGCCGCGCAAGGTTCGTGGCACCTATGCCGGGACCATCGATGCGGAAAAGCGCCGCGACGGCATGGCGTCGGTCAACTGGATGCTGGACCCGCCCGAGAGCCGGGAGGAAACGCTGAGCCATGGGCTGCTGAGCTACCTGCTGGCCGGCAATTCGGCGGCGCCGCTGCGCAAGAAGCTCAATGAGAGCGGGCTGGGCGAAGGCGTGATCGGGGGCGGCATCTCCAGCTATCTGCGCCAGCCCATGGGCGGGTTCGGGCTCAAGGGCATCGATCCGGCCGACGCCGACAAGGTCGAAAAGCTGGTGCTCGATACGCTGGCCGAGATTGCCGAAACCGGCTTTTCCCAAGAGCATCTGGAAGCCGCGCTCAACACGTTCGAATTCAATTTGCGCGAGCAGAACACCGGCTCCTATCCGCGCGGCATGAGCTATATGTTCACTGCGCTCGGCGGCTGGCTGCATGGCGATGATCCGATGAACGCGCTGGTGTTCGAGGAGGCGCTGGCCACGCTCAAGGACAAGGCGGCCTCGGGGCATTTCGAAACGGAAATCCGGCGGTTGTTCCTGGACAATCCGCATCGCCTGACCTCGGTCATCGAGGCCGATCCGGAGCAGGGCGCACGTGAGGCCAGGGCCGAGGCCGACAAGCTGGCGGAAGTGCGGGCCGGGCTGGACGAGGATGCACTGGCCCAGGTGGTGGAGCGGTCCGAGCGGCTGAAGGCGCTGCAGGAGGCGGTGGATCGTCCGGAGGATCTGGCGAAGATCCCGACGCTGACGCTCAAGGATCTCGACCGCGATATCCGTACGGTGCCCACCGAGGAAAGCGTCGTGGCCGGGGCGCGCATGCTCTACCATGATCTGCCGACGCTGGGCATTCTGTACCTCGATCTCGGCTTTGACCTGCATGTGCTGGACAAGAGCCTTTTGCCCTATTTGCCGCTGTTCGGGCGGGCCCTGCTGCAGACCGGGACCAGCAGGGAAGATTTCGTTTCCCTCACCCAGCGCATCGGCCGCACGACGGGCGGCATTGCCCAGCATCGCGGACTGGCGACGCGCCAGGATGGAGCGGGCACGGCGGCGTGGTTCTTCCTTTCGGGCAAGGCGGTGCCCGATAAGTTTGAGGCCATGCTGGAGATCATGGGCGACGTGCTGGGCGATGCGCGGCTGTCCAACCGCGAGCGGTTCCGCCAGATGGCGCTGGAGGAAAAGGCCGGCATGGAGGCGCGGCTGGTGCCCGCGGGCAATGGGTTTGCCGACATGCGCATCAAGGCGGGGCTGACCGAAGCCGGGTGGATTTCCGAGCAGATGAGCGGGGTCAGTTATCTCGCTTTCCTCAAGGAGCTGGTCAAGCGCGTCGATAGCGACTGGCCGAGCGTCGAGGCGGCGCTGGTGCGGATCCGTGACACGCTGTTCAATCGCGGCCGCATGGTGGTCAATCTGACCGCCGAGGGATCACTGTGGGGCGCGGCGCGGTCTGCACTGGAGACGTTTGCAGGCAGCCTGCCGGACCGGCAGATGCCGGACGCCGACTGGCGCCATGATTTTGCGCCGCGCAATGAGGGGCTGATCATTCCGGCGCAGGTGAACTATGTGGGCAAGGGCGCCAATCTCAAGGCGCTCGGCTTCTCGCTGACGGCGGCCTCGGCGGTGGCGCTGCGGCTGCTCAACACCACCTATCTCTGGGACAAGGTGCGGGTGCAGGGCGGGGCCTATGGCGGGTCAAGCCGGTTCGATCTGTCATCGGGCAATTTCGCCTTCCTCTCCTATCGCGACCCGAACCTGTTGAAGACGCTCGATGCCTATGACGGCGCGGCGAAGGCTCTGCGGGCCGACATCGGCGAGACCGACCTGGTGCGTTCGGTGATCGGCGTGGTGGGTGATCTCGATCGGCCCGAATTTCCCGATGCCAAGGGCTATTCGGCCATGTGGCGCCTGCTCAACGGCACGACGGACGCCTTGCGGCAGCAGCGGCGCGACGAAATCCTCAATACCAGCCGGGCCGATTTCCTGGCGCTGGCCGAGGCTCTCGATGCGGTGGCCGAGAGCGGCCATGTGGTGGTGCTGGGCGGCGAGGCGGCGATCAACGCCGCCAATGAGAAGCGCCCGGGACTGCTCGAGGTCAGCAAGGCGGTCTAG
- a CDS encoding BrnT family toxin — MEFEWDENKRLSNIEKHQVDILEALLIFESWVLTERDVRFDYGERRFRSIGYVDDTCYVLIHAERNGMTRLISAWRGGRRDREKYEAGYARRNSTDEGQG, encoded by the coding sequence GTGGAATTCGAATGGGACGAGAACAAACGACTCTCGAATATCGAGAAGCATCAGGTTGATATTCTGGAGGCCTTACTCATTTTCGAGAGCTGGGTTCTCACGGAACGTGATGTTCGATTTGACTATGGCGAGCGCCGTTTCCGATCCATCGGCTACGTGGATGACACCTGCTATGTCCTCATCCATGCCGAACGGAACGGCATGACCAGGCTGATTTCTGCCTGGAGAGGAGGTCGACGTGACCGAGAAAAATATGAAGCGGGCTACGCTCGCCGAAATTCGACTGATGAAGGACAGGGGTGA
- a CDS encoding BrnA antitoxin family protein: MTEKNMKRATLAEIRLMKDRGELYHNPNAPEGPELGEEFWKNAVWVEPKGTTSVHLKLDSEVFEFFKRQGKGHLTRMQNVLKAYVKAHQGATPENEDGKKSSRRAS, encoded by the coding sequence GTGACCGAGAAAAATATGAAGCGGGCTACGCTCGCCGAAATTCGACTGATGAAGGACAGGGGTGAACTCTATCACAACCCCAATGCCCCCGAAGGCCCCGAACTCGGTGAGGAGTTCTGGAAGAATGCGGTGTGGGTTGAGCCCAAGGGCACGACTTCTGTCCACCTCAAGCTCGACTCCGAAGTCTTTGAGTTCTTCAAACGCCAGGGCAAGGGCCACCTCACGCGCATGCAGAATGTGCTCAAGGCCTATGTGAAGGCGCATCAGGGCGCCACCCCTGAAAATGAGGACGGCAAGAAGTCCTCCCGTCGCGCGAGTTGA
- a CDS encoding aldo/keto reductase, which produces MKTRRLGKTGYEVSEIGLGCWQLGGDFGPVGDETADAILGHALNAGITFWDTADVYGGGLSESRIGAHAKGPNVRVATKLGRGGGLFPDNYSKQGVRESLLGSAKRLGVQSLDLAQLHCVPTQVLRDGAIFGWMDELQAEGLVRHWGASVETIEEGLICLEQPGCATLQIIFNLFRQDAAKELLPKAAEKDVGIIVRLPLASGLLSGKYDKGTRFEESDHRNYNRDGAAFSVGETFSGIPFERGVELVQTLKGFAPEGVPMSQFALRWILDHPQVSTVIAGVSKPEQIADNVEASDRKSLFPALIKQLGEWYETEVKPEIRGGV; this is translated from the coding sequence ATGAAGACGCGGCGACTGGGCAAGACGGGCTATGAGGTCAGCGAGATCGGTCTGGGCTGCTGGCAGCTGGGCGGGGATTTCGGCCCGGTGGGCGACGAGACGGCGGACGCCATTCTCGGGCATGCGCTCAATGCCGGCATCACCTTCTGGGATACGGCCGATGTCTATGGCGGGGGGCTGAGCGAGAGCCGCATCGGCGCCCATGCCAAGGGTCCCAATGTACGCGTGGCCACCAAGCTGGGGCGCGGGGGCGGGCTTTTTCCGGACAATTACAGCAAGCAGGGCGTGCGCGAGAGCCTCCTGGGGTCGGCCAAGCGGCTGGGCGTGCAGTCGCTGGACCTGGCGCAGCTGCATTGCGTGCCCACCCAAGTGCTGCGCGATGGCGCGATCTTTGGCTGGATGGACGAGCTCCAGGCCGAGGGGCTGGTGCGCCATTGGGGGGCGAGCGTCGAGACTATCGAGGAAGGCCTGATCTGCCTCGAGCAGCCGGGTTGCGCGACCCTGCAGATCATCTTCAACCTGTTCCGCCAAGATGCGGCCAAGGAATTGCTGCCCAAGGCGGCGGAAAAGGATGTCGGCATCATCGTGCGCCTGCCGCTGGCAAGCGGGCTGTTGAGCGGCAAATATGACAAGGGTACGCGCTTTGAGGAGAGCGACCATCGCAATTACAATCGCGACGGCGCGGCCTTTTCGGTGGGCGAGACCTTTTCGGGCATTCCCTTCGAGCGCGGGGTGGAACTGGTGCAGACGCTCAAGGGCTTTGCGCCCGAAGGTGTGCCGATGAGCCAGTTCGCGCTGCGGTGGATTCTCGATCATCCGCAGGTGTCGACCGTCATTGCGGGCGTTTCCAAGCCCGAGCAGATCGCCGACAATGTCGAGGCCAGCGACCGCAAGAGCCTGTTCCCGGCGCTGATCAAGCAGCTTGGCGAATGGTATGAGACCGAGGTGAAGCCGGAGATCCGCGGCGGGGTGTGA